The DNA sequence TTCGCTAAGTCTAACGATTCATCCACATGGAGTGATTATCAAACAGCAGTTAATTGTAAAGGTGCAGACGGTGTGGGGTTCTTCTTCGAACCTCCATACGTGGGCATTGATTTAGACAATATCGAAGATGATCTTCACTTGTATAAAAACGGGGAGCGTTTAGACAATATCGTGGCAGAATTCACTGATGCATTCAAAAGCTATACCGAAGTCAGTCCATCAGGCAACGGACTGCATATCATTATCAAAGGCAAAATACCTGGCAACCGCAAACGTAAAGGCAATATCAAAATGTACGACAGCGGACGCTTTTTCACAATGACAGGAAACAAAATCAGCAAATACTCAGAAATCAACAATGTCAATCCGAAAGTATTCAAAGAAATTTATAGCAAATATTTACCGGATAATACAATTCCGATTCCGACAAGAAATACAGTACAAACGATTCATAATTTGTCGGAAATGGATATTCTCAATGAAATTTATAAGTCGAAACAAGCTAGGCTGTTCGATGACTTGATGAAAGGTCATTGGGATAGACATTACACGTCGCAATCAGAAGCAGACATTGCAATAGCAAACATTTTAGCATTCTGGTGTGCGAAAGATTATTCTCAGATGGACAGTATTTTCAGACAATCAGGGCTTTATCGTGATAAGTGGGATGAAAAACGCAAAAACTCGACTTATGGCGAACAAACATTATTCAAAGCAATCAATGAAACCAGTAATATCTACACGCCTAAACAAGAAAAAGAACCATTGAAATATGCACTTGATCATATCTTTGAAGATTATAAAGACAAACCTAAAGAATATCCTCCAAGAAGCTGGGACGACACAGGCAACGCAGACAGATTTATAGACAGATACGGCAATCTTTACCGTTTCAGTTATATCAACAATAAATTTTACATTTACGACGGCACGAAGTGGACACTGGATGACAGAGGGTTAATCAGAAAACTAATTGATGAAATGATTGAAAGCATGAAACGTGAAAAAATTATTGTTTCAGAAGATACCGGAGAAGAAGATGCGCAGAAAGAGTTCCAAAAATTCTTGAAGAAAACCAGAGGAACACAAGCTAAGAAAAATATTACAAACGAATTAATGCACAGAAAGCCGATTACACCAGACCAATTTGACGTAGATGACATGCTGCTTAATGTTGCTAACGGTTATGTTGATTTAACAAGCCGAGAGTTACATCCACATGATAGAAATAAGATGTTCAGTCAGATTGCCAATACAGACTATTCAGAGAAGATGCAGCCTTCTGTATGGCTAGATTTTTTAAATGACATTTTTGACGGCAATGAAGAAGTTATCCGCTACATTCAAAAAGCACTCGATTATTCACTCACAGGCAGTACGAGAGAGCAGGTAATGTTTATCTTGCATGGTAAAGGACGTAACGGTAAAAGTATTTTTGTTGAAACAATTTCGGAAATATTAGGTGATTATTCAAACAATATGCAAGCCAAATCTTTGATGGTACAAAAGAACGACAACGTCAATACAGACATTGCCCGTTTAAGCAAAGCACGATTTGTCACATCATCCGAACCAAACGAAGGATTTCGATTTGATGAGGGGCTAATCAAGCAGCTTACAGGCGGAGATAAAGTTACAGCACGCTTCTTGTATGCAGAAGAGTTCGAATATCAACCTAAATTCAAAATTTGGGTGTCTACTAACCACAAACCGATAATCAGAGGTACTGATGACGGGATTTGGCGAAGATTGATACTGATTCCTTTTGAAGTACAGATACCTGAAGAAAAAGTAGATAAGGATCTAAAGTATAAACTTTTACGAGAAGCGCCTGCAATCCTTAACTGGATGACAGAGGGTGCATACATGTGGATGCAGGAAGGCTTAAAAATGCCAGATAAATTAAAAGAAGCAAGCCAAGCCTATCGTACTGAAATGGATGTCGTCGAACAGTTTATCGAAGATGAATGTATTAAAGAAGATGGTGCGAGAGTCAAAGCAAGTATGCTTTACAGTGCTTATAAAGATTGGGCGAATGAAAACGGTGTTTACAAAATGGATAACAATAAATTCGGTAAAAAAATGATGGAGAAATTCAAAAGAAAAAGATTTAACAATGGATACCATTATCTCGGAATTAGAACGAGAGAACGTTTTGATGGTTTGAAAAATGTTTTAGATCAGTGAACCCCAAAGTGAACTCAAAGTGAATAGAAAGTGAATCCCTACTTCACTCGAAAAACCCTATTATATCAACGTTTATTACTTCTTTTTTATAAATAGTGAACCCTAAAGTAATAAAAGTATATATACGTGTATAAAAATGTATGTATTTCCATAGGAGACTTTTTCTGACGCTGGGGTTCACGATTTGGTTCAAACTTAGTGCCAGTAAGGCTTGGAGGGCATTTTTAGGGTACACGATTGGGGTACACGATTTCAGTTTTTGGAGGAAATCATGAAAAAAACAGAACAAGCAATACAAAACGAAATTATTTTAGCTGCTAATCAACGCGGTCACAGATTGTGGAGAAGCAACGCAGGAAGAATTGTTACAAAAGACAATCGAATTGTGCAGCTTATGCCTAAAGGTTTTCCAGATACAGTTGGATTCAGAAAAACAGACGGAAAATTTATTGTAATCGAAGTTAAAACTGAAAGTGGAAGATTACGATCAGAACAGATCAAATTTAAAAAGTTTGCAGAGAACATGCCGATACTTTATGGAGTAGCCCGCAGTGTGGACGATGCAATCAAAATTATAGAAGGTGATATTAATTGAATATCGACAATGACGATGTAGAAATGCAATTCAAATGCACAGTGACGTTTACAGCTAAAGTCAAAGATACATTTCACAAACACACTGATTTACAAGCTATGGAAGATAGTTTGATCAATAAAATTTATGAAGAACCAGAAGCCTACATGGATGACTTAGAAGTCACAGATGTAGAGCGGTTATTGTAGGAGGTTAGAGTAATGGGAAAATTTATTTATAAAGGTGAAACGATTGAGATTGGAACTCAAAAAATCTTATATGCATCTCAAAATTTAAAAGTATCTTCTAAAGATTTGCAAGAAAGATTTGATAAAGGTTGGGATATAGAAGATGCGCTTAAATACAATTTCAAACACGTGATGTACAAAGGGAAAATATGCCGAAAGATTAAACATAAAGGACTCACTTTTTATATCGTAGCTGAAGATTTGAAAAGGTCTAAAGTGCCTCCGCAAACAATTATTAAATATTTAAATGACGGACACATTATGGACGATATTCTACCGCTGGAAACAGAGTTTTATATTGTGGAACATGAAAAAGATGCTTTGCGAAATTTGGTTTATAAGGACCGTTTGCTCAAAGAACGTCAAAAAGAACAAGCGGAAGCACGCAAAAGAGCAGAGCGTCCTTGGTTATACGACGGTACACCGCAGAGTGTAGAAGCTGGTCTTTGGTACTTGCACTTATGTGAAAATGACTTAATTGTAAAGGCGGTGCGTTAAATGAAAGTTAGGGATTTGAATTTGAACGATCGTATTATTATTTGGAGTGATGATGGAGAAGAGGGCAAGTGTGGCAGTGTTACTGCATTCAGTTACAAAAATTTTACTCAAGAAACTGCAAGTGTATTGTTGGATGGGGAAGTTAATGAAATTGAATTAACTGATAGAGACTACTTCGACAAACTTCCAATATCTTTCAAGAAAGCTGAACATTCAGAAGATTGCAAAAAACATTCCTGAACATTATTCTGGTCAAACAGATGTAATTGAATTTACACGTCAACAATTTACTAAAGATGAGTGGATTGCATCAATGAAGTTTAACATCATCAAATACGCCACAAGACTAGGTCGTAAAGACGCATTAGATAAAGAGCTGGATAAAATCATAGATTATGCACAACGTCTCAAGGAGGGGCTTTAAATGACCTTAAAAGAGGCGCTTAAATACGCAAACGCTCAATTGAATACATGTACAGGAGAGTTATATGTGGACAACATGCGTGAGCAGCATGCAAAGCTGTGTATCAAGAGAATTGTTGAAAAATTAGAGCAAGGACAATCACTAAATCATAAATTCAATGATGAAGGAATTTTGTAATGGCTGGCACACGAGGACGTAGTTTAACGCAACTAGAGCAAGAGTTACAAAGCAGAGGTGTAAAGGGGTTTGTGATTGATGCAAGCCCTTCACGCATCACTGCAATCGTTGCTAGAGAGGATTATTTGAATAACAGGAGGAAATGGGATGGCAGTCAGATTAGGCAACCTCAAAATCGAAGAAGTTTTAGATAAATTAGGAATTACCTTGCCAGAAGAAGTTGTAGAACGTATGGAAGCGAGATACCAACCGTCTGCACAGTCAGAGGACTTAGAACCAGAACAATGGCATTGCTTCGAATTACCTTTCTGTATGTCATGCGGTAGCAGAGAAACAGCATATGAATGGTTTGAGATACTTTCACCTTATCGTGATGAGATTAAAACGCAAATGCAGATCGTAGCAAAGTAAAGGAGGAATTGGAATGATACCTAAATTCAGAGAGTTTGATAGAGAAAGACATAGAACTGATTATCAGAAAGGCATGAGTTATGGTGAACAACAAGACTTTGATATGGGATTCACTATTTGGTTCGACCATATTGAAGACCTGGATTTAATCGAAAAAGATGGCACCATTAATAGAATTGTGATGATGTCGACTGGTCTGAAAGACAAAAACGGAAAAGAAATCTATGAGGGCGATATTCTTAAATGGTTAGGACATCATGGTCATGGATGGCAAGCTACAATATATGGTTTTATCACATATGAAAAGGAACAAGCAAGATTCAGATTAATTGAAGATAACAACGAATATTACGAAGATATTTATCGCATATCAAAAATCGGGGAAGTTGTTGGAAACGTTTATGAAAACCCTAAATTACTAGAGAGGGGCAGTGAATGATGAAATACAAATACATGGAAAAACAAGTGGAAGGTGCTAAAGCATTGGCAGAAAAATACCCTCACATGCAAACACATCAAGATATTTATCGAGAGCATGTAGAGGTGCTGGAAAAGGCAAAGGCGTTTGACCGTATTAAAGAAATGATTGATGACCAACAAGCAGAAGGCGAACCAGATAGCGAAGTGTTGAGTGAAATAAGATATGAAATATCGAAAGTGGAGGATAAAAACAATGACTAACACAATTACAGTGGATCAATTAAAAGAATTATTGCAGATTCAAAAGGAATTTGATGACAGAATACCAACTTTAAACCTAGAAGATAGCAAAGTAGCTTACATTGTAGAATTCTTTGAATGGTTTAATACTCTAGAAACTTTTAAAAATTGGAAAAAGCAACCAGGCAAACCATTAGATGTACAGTTAGATGAGTTGGCTGACTTATTGGCATTTGGATTGAGTATAGCGAATCAATCTTGTAACGAAGATGAAAAAGAAGAATTAGTAGACAATTTATATTCTTGGATTCAAAAAAGAGAAAAGGGTGGTAAATTCGATTTGTCTAAAAAAGATAACACGCTGACTATTGTTAAGTTACTCCCCCTTATGATTTTGAGTGATAGTGATGAATCTGTGTTAGATGCAGTTACTTCACCATTTGGCTACGCAAAAAATTACTATTCAATCAACCAACTCGTTGAAGCATACAAAAAGAAAATGCAACGTAATCACGATAGACAAGACGGTAAAGCAGATAAAGACAAAGGATATGTGTAAGGCGGTTCTTCCGCCTTGCTTTTAGGAGGAAGACAATGATTAAACCGATACTCAAAATAATCTTAACGCTTACACTATACGAAGCAGCTAAATACATCACTGAACAACTTATCATTTACCGTACACAGAACGATGATGTGGAAGCACCTGCAGACTTCGATATAAACGATCACATACATCTTAATGATTTAAAAGCAGAGGTGAGTGATTAAATGGAAGATATATTATTTACTATTATATTGATAGTTGCGATTATTTGTTACACCGTCTATAAGATAGATAGTAACCATGTGAATAGACCGGAGAGTCATAGAATTTCACCTAAACCAGAGAAAGAACCGACGCCACCAAAGAAAGATAAAGGTACAAGAATGCCGCCAGGAAAGGAACGTGAGTGATTGATATGGGCGAAAAGGTAAACGAAGAGAACAAAAAATTAGACTTTGATAAAACAAAAGAAAATGAAAGAGAACTTCTCATAAAGGGTTATCATTACTGCATTAAACATATTGACGAGGAAATTAAGCAGGCGATTGATAATGGTATATACAGAGTGTCTTTAAATGTTTTTGCTTTACATCTCACTGTTATTTCTAGCGATACAGGAAGAATTAATAATGACACTATTCAAGCGGTTATACACCACTATAAAAAACAAGGGGTTAAAGCCTATATTTATTTTGAAGAAGGATATGGAGGTGTAAATATTAGAAGACATCCGGAGGAAAGACTTATTATAGATTGGAGTAATGTATAAATGTGGATAGCACTAACCATTCTCTTCGCTCTCCTCTCTCTTGTGCTTTATATGGCGAACAGAGAGTTGAATGAAGAGTTGGAGTTGAAGAATAGAATTATAGAAGTGTTGAGAAAAGATAAGTAAGTGGAGGAATTAGATGAGTGTAGATATAAAACCTGGGACTTTTAAATATATTGAGTCCGAAATATATAACCATCAAGATAATAAGAAAGAAATTAATAGGTTGAGGATGGAAATATTAAATCCATATAAAGAAGCAGACTCTAATATTATATACGGACCAATGCAAAAAGGAGAGCCAACACGCACAACAGAAGTTATGGCTACTCGCTTACTTACTAATAAGATGTTACGTAACAATGATCCTGAATACTTACGCTTTTATAAGTCTAAGCAGTGGCAGAAGATGCGTGAAATTGTATTGATGGAGAATGATTATATTTGTAAATCTTGTGGACGACAAGCACAAATGGTTGACCATATTATCCCAACAAAAGCTGATTGGTCAAAACGGTTGGAAAAAGAAAACTTACAGCCATTGTGTTACGAATGCCACAACAGAAAAACGAAACGAGAACAAAAGGAAGTCCCCCACATCAAAGAACGGGGGCGGTGAGGAGAGTGCCGAAGAACGAGGCCCACTCTTCTTCTCAAAGATTTCCCTTAATTTTTAATACTAGGTACTAAAATATAATGGAGGTGCTAAAAATGGCAGGTAGACCTCGAAAACTTCTGAATAATACAAAGAAAAATTATACAAAGGAAGAAATAATTGAAAAAAAACGCCAAGAAGCACAATTAAACAAATTTTCAAAAATAGATTCACAACCACCCGACTTTTTAGATGACATTGCCAAGGAAGAATACCTAAGAATATTGCCGTATATGCAAGAATTACCCATATCAAACTTGGATAAAGCGCAACTCTCGCAATATTGCAGTTTTTACAGTGACTTTGTTAGAGCGAGCTTGCATCTTGAAGAGACTGGCGGGGTATTAATCGAAGGAACGAATGGAGAGCCGAAAGTGAACCCGGCTTTTACTGCTAAAGAGAAAGCAGGTACGCGAATGCAACAAGTAGCTAACACGCTAGGATTAACAATCGATAGTAGATTACGCATTGTTGTTCCTGAAGAAAAAGAAGTTGATGATCCGTTTAAAGAATTTGTGAGTGACGACTAATGGTTGATTATGCAACACTTTACGCAGAAAAGGTTTTAAGTGGCGATATACTAGTTAGTGAAAAGAACTACGCAGTGGCTGAACGCCATTTAAATGATTTAAAACATCCACCTGAAGGTTGTTATTGGGATGCTAAAAAAGCTAACAAGGCTATCAAATTCATCGAGATGTTACCTGACCCTAAAACCAATCAGCCTATGCCTCTAATGCTCTTTCAGAAATTTATTGTAGGGAGTATTTACGGTTGGCGTCGTGAAGGCGGCTTTAGACGATATACAAAAGGATACATTAGTATGGCAAGAAAACAGGGACAGTCATTAATTGTAGCAGGTATGTCATTAAATGAATTACTGTT is a window from the Staphylococcus sp. IVB6181 genome containing:
- a CDS encoding dUTPase; translated protein: MTNTITVDQLKELLQIQKEFDDRIPTLNLEDSKVAYIVEFFEWFNTLETFKNWKKQPGKPLDVQLDELADLLAFGLSIANQSCNEDEKEELVDNLYSWIQKREKGGKFDLSKKDNTLTIVKLLPLMILSDSDESVLDAVTSPFGYAKNYYSINQLVEAYKKKMQRNHDRQDGKADKDKGYV
- a CDS encoding HNH endonuclease, with the protein product MSVDIKPGTFKYIESEIYNHQDNKKEINRLRMEILNPYKEADSNIIYGPMQKGEPTRTTEVMATRLLTNKMLRNNDPEYLRFYKSKQWQKMREIVLMENDYICKSCGRQAQMVDHIIPTKADWSKRLEKENLQPLCYECHNRKTKREQKEVPHIKERGR
- a CDS encoding VRR-NUC domain-containing protein, translated to MKKTEQAIQNEIILAANQRGHRLWRSNAGRIVTKDNRIVQLMPKGFPDTVGFRKTDGKFIVIEVKTESGRLRSEQIKFKKFAENMPILYGVARSVDDAIKIIEGDIN
- a CDS encoding phage terminase small subunit P27 family yields the protein MAGRPRKLLNNTKKNYTKEEIIEKKRQEAQLNKFSKIDSQPPDFLDDIAKEEYLRILPYMQELPISNLDKAQLSQYCSFYSDFVRASLHLEETGGVLIEGTNGEPKVNPAFTAKEKAGTRMQQVANTLGLTIDSRLRIVVPEEKEVDDPFKEFVSDD
- a CDS encoding DUF3310 domain-containing protein; protein product: MEFTRQQFTKDEWIASMKFNIIKYATRLGRKDALDKELDKIIDYAQRLKEGL
- the rinB gene encoding transcriptional activator RinB translates to MIKPILKIILTLTLYEAAKYITEQLIIYRTQNDDVEAPADFDINDHIHLNDLKAEVSD
- a CDS encoding YopX family protein translates to MIPKFREFDRERHRTDYQKGMSYGEQQDFDMGFTIWFDHIEDLDLIEKDGTINRIVMMSTGLKDKNGKEIYEGDILKWLGHHGHGWQATIYGFITYEKEQARFRLIEDNNEYYEDIYRISKIGEVVGNVYENPKLLERGSE
- a CDS encoding phage/plasmid primase, P4 family encodes the protein MYDNIPSELKQLKNWCVWKYQERNGKKTKIPFNAATGEFAKSNDSSTWSDYQTAVNCKGADGVGFFFEPPYVGIDLDNIEDDLHLYKNGERLDNIVAEFTDAFKSYTEVSPSGNGLHIIIKGKIPGNRKRKGNIKMYDSGRFFTMTGNKISKYSEINNVNPKVFKEIYSKYLPDNTIPIPTRNTVQTIHNLSEMDILNEIYKSKQARLFDDLMKGHWDRHYTSQSEADIAIANILAFWCAKDYSQMDSIFRQSGLYRDKWDEKRKNSTYGEQTLFKAINETSNIYTPKQEKEPLKYALDHIFEDYKDKPKEYPPRSWDDTGNADRFIDRYGNLYRFSYINNKFYIYDGTKWTLDDRGLIRKLIDEMIESMKREKIIVSEDTGEEDAQKEFQKFLKKTRGTQAKKNITNELMHRKPITPDQFDVDDMLLNVANGYVDLTSRELHPHDRNKMFSQIANTDYSEKMQPSVWLDFLNDIFDGNEEVIRYIQKALDYSLTGSTREQVMFILHGKGRNGKSIFVETISEILGDYSNNMQAKSLMVQKNDNVNTDIARLSKARFVTSSEPNEGFRFDEGLIKQLTGGDKVTARFLYAEEFEYQPKFKIWVSTNHKPIIRGTDDGIWRRLILIPFEVQIPEEKVDKDLKYKLLREAPAILNWMTEGAYMWMQEGLKMPDKLKEASQAYRTEMDVVEQFIEDECIKEDGARVKASMLYSAYKDWANENGVYKMDNNKFGKKMMEKFKRKRFNNGYHYLGIRTRERFDGLKNVLDQ